Proteins encoded within one genomic window of Hevea brasiliensis isolate MT/VB/25A 57/8 chromosome 8, ASM3005281v1, whole genome shotgun sequence:
- the LOC110673736 gene encoding transcription factor DIVARICATA-like, whose product METIHPSFYWFSQSTEWTKEENKEFERALAIYDEHEPDRWTKVAAMIPGKTVYDVIKQYRELEEDVSDIEAGKIPIPGYVSSPIALDWVEDRNFDAYRKRPLPTKNGDQERKKGVPWTEDEHRLFLLGLLKHGKGDWRNISRNFVVSKTPTQVASHAQKYFIRQQLSGVKDKRRPSIHDITTVNLTTTPSEGNKLPSLDHSNALLSQNATSMQKMLIDWNDSKNGSIMVFDSSQGNLLVSSPSGIASNGFKLQEQNLYAGAHIIPHNLVFQRHQIPG is encoded by the exons ATGGAAACTATACATCCATCTTTTTATTGGTTTAGCCAAAGCACAGAGTGGACTAAAGAGGAGAACAAGGAATTTGAGAGGGCTTTGGCAATATATGATGAGCATGAGCCTGATCGATGGACAAAAGTGGCAGCTATGATCCCAGGAAAGACAGTATACGATGTGATCAAGCAGTATAGGGAGCTGGAAGAGGATGTTAGTGACATAGAAGCTGGGAAGATACCTATTCCCGGTTACGTTAGTTCACCCATTGCATTGGATTGGGTTGAAGATCGCAATTTTGATGCATATAGAAAGAGGCCTTTGCCTACCAAAAATGGTGACCAGGAGAGGAAGAAAGGTGTGCCATGGACGGAGGATGAGCACAG GCTGTTCCTTTTGGGGCTTTTAAAGCATGGAAAAGGGGATTGGAGGAATATTTCCAGGAATTTCGTAGTTTCCAAGACTCCAACTCAAGTAGCAAGCCATGCACAGAAGTACTTTATAAGGCAGCAGCTTTCTGGGGTGAAAGACAAGAGAAGACCAAGCATACATGACATCACAACAGTCAATCTCACTACTACTCCATCAGAGGGTAATAAACTTCCCTCGCTAGACCATTCCAATGCTCTTTTATCACAAAACGCCACTAGTATGCAGAAAATGTTAATTGATTGGAACGACTCAAAGAACGGATCAATTATGGTATTTGATTCTAGTCAGGGCAACTTGCTTGTGTCATCTCCTAGTGGGATTGCTTCCAATGGCTTTAAACTTCAGGAGCAAAATCTTTATGCTGGTGCCCATATCATCCCACATAACTTGGTTTTCCAGAGACATCAAATTCCTGGATAA